The Acidobacteriota bacterium genome has a segment encoding these proteins:
- the moaC gene encoding cyclic pyranopterin monophosphate synthase MoaC: MKLPHADARGKARMVDVGGKPAAKRRAVAQATLRAPAKVLRAVRENTLAKGDALAAAKLAGLMAAKRTASLIPLCHPIAFSFADITFRFNRSRIVIESVIEGKARTGFEMEALVGAAVAALTLYDMAKGLDKGMAVEEIALLEKIGGRSGTYRKRRRRK, translated from the coding sequence ATGAAGCTTCCCCACGCCGACGCCCGCGGGAAGGCCCGCATGGTGGACGTCGGCGGGAAACCCGCCGCGAAACGCAGGGCCGTGGCGCAGGCGACGCTGCGCGCCCCCGCGAAGGTGCTCCGGGCCGTTCGAGAAAACACCCTCGCCAAGGGTGACGCCCTGGCCGCCGCCAAACTCGCCGGCCTGATGGCCGCCAAGCGCACAGCGAGTCTGATTCCCCTCTGCCACCCGATCGCGTTTTCCTTCGCCGACATCACGTTTCGCTTCAACCGCTCCCGCATCGTCATCGAGAGCGTCATCGAGGGCAAGGCCAGGACGGGATTCGAGATGGAGGCGCTCGTCGGGGCCGCGGTGGCGGCGCTCACGCTCTACGACATGGCCAAGGGGCTCGACAAGGGCATGGCCGTGGAGGAAATCGCGCTGCTCGAAAAAATCGGCGGCAGGAGCGGAACGTACCGAAAACGGCGGCGGCGGAAGTAA